A segment of the Candidatus Zixiibacteriota bacterium genome:
GCTAGAGGACCGATGCAAACAATCAATTAACTTCGAAGGTGCTGTGATTCACCACGGAACGAGGACATCAGGCTCACTTCAGGAGTCAGACATTTGTGCGAAGGCTGTTCCCGGGAAACATGTTGCGATTGGGTTAACCTTTTCATCACCCCAAGAGAATGGAATGGATACTGCACGTGACTCGTGCATTGCGCAACTGCTTGCGACTATCGGTACAGTTACGACTTTCCCCCAACACGAGGTGATCCTCATTGACAGTGTGAACTATTCGGGTTTGGTGAAAGGTGGATGGAGATAAGGTCCAAGGTACATTCGACGTCAGACAGATTCAGAGATGGCACCCGGCAGACATCGATGCCAATGAAGGGCTCTCTGGTGGGGGCGGTGGCGGTTTGCAGTGCCCCAGCCCAGCCTTGTCGGGGACGTACTACCTGCCATTCCCACCCGCAAGCGGGTGGGGCACCCCGCGGTTGGTGGCTGTTAACGTCGTGCAAGAGAGTGATTGACAACAACCGACCTGATGCTTAGTACTGGGGCATGCCGAAACTTCGACACTATGACCATCTGGGAACTGCTCGCTTCGTCACCTTCAGTTGTTATAATCGTCAGCAATTGCTTACGAATCTCGTGGCCAGAGAGACCGTTCTCGCAGAACTCTCCAGATTACGCGGCGTGTATCGCATCCGCCTTCTTGGATATGTAATTATGCCGGAGCATGTACATCTGGTCCTTCTTCCGCCGGACGATCTCAGGCTCGGCCCGACGATTGGCGTATTTAAGACTCGTTCTGCGCACACGATCCTGAGTTGGATGCGATCCGACCCACAGCATGCCTGGTGGATACAAAGGCGTGCTTCGGGGGGCGCCGCGGTGTGGGAACGGCGGTGCTATGATCACAACTGTAGGACGCCCGAGATTGTGATTGAGAAGATCAAGTACTGTCACGACAATCCGGTGAAGCGAGGACTGGCGGATCGACCAGAGGACTGGCAGTGGTCGAGCTGTCGTTGGTATCTGGGACAGCGTGAGGGAGTGCTGGAGATCGACGGGATAGAGTTGTAAAACACGCACGAATGAAAATATTATAATCCAACCAGCAAGAGCGTGGGTGGCCCACCTGCTTGCAGGTGGGGTTCAAGAGGATAATTGACGGTTAAACCCACCCGCAAGCGGGTGGGGCACCAATCACTCGCTCGGTGGCTTCAGACGCCTACTTCTTCACCAGCATCTCATGCGAATGCTCATTTGGGCCGGTGGCCTGTGCTTCGCGAATCTCATGCGCAAGTCTGACTGAGGGATACGCATCCTTCAAACCAAAGCCGTTGCCGGCAAGCGTTCGCTTGTAGACTTCGGTGTGAAGCTCGGTGAATCCCTCGGAGAACTCCGCCTCTGTCCCATCGATAGTGATTGAGCGGAAAGTCGTCTGTTCTTTCTTGAGCGCCTCCGCATGTAGATCGGTGCGGTCGATGGACAGAAACCACCGCACGCGTGCCCGCTCGAGTTCAAGATAGCCACCTGTACGAGTCGGAGTTGCCTGATGCACCTCACTGTGCTGGACATCGCCAAAGAACCAGATAAGCAGATCGAAAAAATGAATGCCTATGTTGGTAGCCAGCCCGCCGGAGCGGTCCGCTTGCCCTTTCCATGAAACCAGATACCAGGCGCCGCGAGAGGTGATGTAGGTCAGCACGACATCATGCTTTTTGCCCGATTTCTCGGCGCGCAGTTTGTCGTGCAGCGCGATTAAGGCAGGGTGGACGCGCAACTGGAGAATGGTGTTTACCTTGCGGCCATGCTCTTTTTCGAGTTCCTCAAGCGCCTCGAGGTTCCACGGGTTCAGCGCCAGTGGTTTCTCGCAGATGGCATCGGCACCGATGCGCAGCGCAAACCGTACATGGGCATCGTGCAGATAGTTCGGCGAACAGATCGAGACATAATGCGCTCGGTGCTCCTCACCCATGCGACGGAGTTTCTCCAGGTGCCGATCGAACCGCTCGAACTCGGTGAAGAACTTGGCCTGGGGGAAGAAGCGGTCGAGAATCCCGACTGAATCGTTCGGGTCGACAGCTGCGAGAAGGTTGTTACCGGTATCCTTGATGGCTTTCAGGTGGCGCGGGGCGACAAAGCCGCCAACACCAGTTATGGCAAAGTTTCTGGACATCTGTGCTCCTCTGGTTCTGTATCGGCAAACCGGCAGGTGTCATTGGCACGCCGCTCGGAACGGTGTAAGCTATCGCTATGATAGGATTCGTCAAGGAGTTTGTTTTGAGGAGCGATCCATAGCTCGTGCATCCGTCGGAGAACGTCAGCACTCCGTACTCCGAAAGTGTGTCTGCCAAAAACCAGTTGACCCACAACGGCATACGTCCTTATTTTGCCTCACGATTTGGTGCTTGAAATGACTGGAAGAGGATATCTATGAAAGATTTCGTGCTGCGGCTGTTGCCGGAGATTCAGCAGATAAAGAACAAAGAACTCCAGACCCAGGTGATGGAATGCTGGCAGGATGCCATCAAATTCCGTGGCTGGACCGAAGAACTGCTTCGGAATATACCATTCACCTTGCTGGCGCAGAATGTCAAGATCACGTTTATCGACCATGTCCGGGCGGTCTGTAAGATGTGCATTGCTGTCGATGAGGTGCTTGATGAATGCCATGGCCCTCGCAAAGCACATGTTAACAGGGATTATCTCATAGCCGGAGCGCTTCTGGCCGATGTCGGCAAGTTGCTTGAGTTCGAGATAGTCGATGGCAAACCGGTGAAGTCGACCTATGGCCAGCATATTCGTCATCCGTTCAGCGGAGTCGGATTGGCGTTCAAGCATGGGTTACCATCGGAAGTGATGCATATCATCGCCACGCATTCTAAAGAAGGGACCGGCGAAAAACGGAGCCCGGAGAGCATCATTTTCCACCATGCTGATTTCATTGATTTTGATCTGGTGCAGTGAGTGCCTGAGATGTCACAGAACTTAGTCGAAAAGATCGCACAGAAATACGCCGTCGGTTTGGAACCGGGACATGAGGTTCATGCCGGTGATTACCTGTCGATTCAGCCGGCGCACGTGATGACGCACGACAACACCGGCGCGGTGATTCCCAAGTTCAAGGAGATCGGCGCCACGAAGATTCACAATGTCCGCCAGCCGGCGTTCACGCTGGATCACGATATTCAGAACACCGACGAGAAAAACGTTTCAAAATACGCCAAGATTCAGGCGTTCGCAAAAGAGAAGGGGGTCGATTTCTATCCGGCCGGACGAGGTATTGGGCACCAAATTATGTGTGAGGAAGGATACGCCTGGCCAGGAACGATGGTTGTCGCTTCCGACAGCCACTCCAACATGTACGGCGGACTCGGCTGCCTGGGCACACCGATAGTCAGAACTGACGCCGCTGCCATCTGGGCGACCGGTCGCACCTGGTGGCAGGTGCCGCCGGTGGCAAAAGTGGAACTGACCGGCAGACTCCGTCCGGGAGCAACCGGCAAGGACGTGATTATTACATTGTGTGGTGTTTTCAACAAGGATGAAGTCCTCAATCACGCGGTGGAGTTTGTGGGGGATGGTGTGGCGACACTTTCTGTCGATGATCGGCTGGCTATTGCCAACATGACTACCGAATGGGGGGCGCTGGCGGGTCTGTTTCCAATAGACACTGTCACGATCAATTGGCTGCGCAGTCGGGTTGCGACAATAGCAAAGCGTGGATTGGCGGGAGTAGCATCGGATGCCGACGGGAACGGCATACACCCGCGCATGAATGAAACGCGTCTCAGACAGCTTGAATCGAATATACCGAGAGCGGATTCAGTCGCTGTATACGTCAAGACACTCTTGCTCGACTTGGGCACGGTATCCCCACATGTCTCTGGCCCTGACCATGTGAAGGTGATGACCTCGATTCCGGAGATCCGCAAAAAGCAGGTAAAGATTCAGAAAGCGTACCTGGTGTCCTGTGTCAACAGCCGCGTGGAAGATCTGGCGGCAGCAGCAAAGACGATTCGAGGGAAGAAGGTGTCGCCGGGTGTTAAGTTCTATGTGGCTGCGGCCTCGAACGAAGTTCAGGCTGAGAGCGAACGGAGAGGTGACTGGCAGGTGCTGCTGGACGCCGGTGCAATCCCGCTTCCTCCCGGATGTGGCCCCTGTATCGGGTTGGGTACCGGACTTCTGGAGGACGGCGAAGTTGGAATCTCGGCCACCAACCGGAATTTCAAAGGGAGGATGGGCTCCCGGAGTGCGCAAACGTATTTAGCATCGCCGGAGGTCGTGGCAGCCTCGGCAGTGACGGGGATGATCGACCTGCCCGGGTTTGGTGATGAAGTTAAGGTAAAAGCATCGATCAAGGAACCAGTCTCTGCCATAGCTTCGACCGGCAGAGTAAAAGTGCTGCCTGGGTTCTCGGAGACGATCGTTGGGGAGCTAATCTTCTGCCACCAGGATAATATCAACACCGACGGCATTTATCCCGGCAAGTACACTTATATGGATGACTTCACGCCGGAGCAGCAGGCGCAGGTGGTCATGGAAAACTACGATCCGGAGTTCATTCAGATCGTGAAGAAAGGTGACATTCTGGTCGGCGGATTCAACTTTGGCACCGGCAGTTCGCGCGAGCAGGCGGCGACATCGCTCAAATATCGCGGCATTCAACTGGTCGTGGCCGGGTCGTTCAACGAGACGTACAAGCGGAACGCGTTGAACAATGGATTTCTTGCTATCGAAGCGCCGGAGTTTGTGCTCGCGTTGAAAGGTCGTTTCGGTACAGGGAAGCTTTCGGTCCGAACCGGCGTAATGGTGAGACTCGATTTTGTCAACTCGACACTTTCCGGCGAGAGGAAAACGTATCCTATCAGTCCGGTAGGTGCTGCGGCGCAGGAACTGATACTGGTCGGCGGATTGGAAAACTGGGTGAAAAGGAATCTTAACAAGTAACGATACGGGCAATCAATGACAACAGATAAATCGATGTCGCGACAGATATCTGAGTTTGCAGTGGGGCTTTCGTATAAAGACCTTCCATCAGATGTAGTTCACGAGGTCAAGCGGTATATCTATGACTCGGTCGGCTGCGCGTACGGCGGATATCATACCAAAGACGTGCAAATCCTCCGCGACATCTATACCGATTTGGGGGGCAAGGAGGAAGCGACCCTCATTGGGTTCGGCGACAAAATGCCGGCGGTGAATGCCACACTTGTAAATTCGCTCATGGTGCGGGCGCTCGATTTCAATGACATCTACTGGAAAGAAGACCCATCGCATCCCTCGGATATCATCCCGGCGGCTTGGGCGGTGGGGGAGATGGTGGATGCGTCTATGAAAGAGGTCATAGTTGCTATCGTTCTCGCCTATGAATTTGAAATGCGACTCTGCGAATTCGCCGTGCCTGGAGTGCGAGAACGTAAATGGCATCACGCCACGTTGACGCAGTTCGTGTCGCCCATAGTGGCCGGAAAGCTCCTGGGGCTGACAGTTGACCAGATGGTGAACGCTATCGGCATCAACGGTTGCCACAACCATACTATCGGTTGCCCGACCGCCGGTAAGTTGACCATGATGAAAAATACAGTCGATCCGATGGCCACTCAGAGCGGGGTGTTCGCGGCACTCATGGCGCAGAAAGGGTACAGCGGCACCGAGGCAGTGTTCGACGGCAAAGAGGGGCTGATGGATGTGTTCGGCCCGAACTGGGCGAAAGACAAGCTGGTCGGCAATCTGGGTGACAAGTTCAAGATTCGTGAATGCAGCATGAAAGCATTCCCGACCGAGGCGCTCACGCACACGCATATCACCTGCACTTTGAAAGTGATTCGTGACAACAATATCAGCTATGACAACATCGAACAGGTGACGGTGACTACAATCGCCCGGGCCTGCGACATTCTGTTCGACCCGCACAAGTATCGTCCGGAGTCGCGTGAGACGGCGGACCATTCGCTGCCGTACTGTATCGCGGCGGCGATTGTGGATCGGAAGATAACCACGCAATCCTTCTCGGACGAGAAGCTCAAGGACCCGCGCATTTGGCAGGTGATCGACAAGATCAAAGGTGAGGCATCGACCGAGTTTGAGAAGATGTTCCCGACCAAGCAGCCCTCGAAAGTGGTTGTGCGAACGAAGGACGGGCGGGAGTTTTCGGCCTATCTGGAGTATCCGAAAGGGGACCCGCGCGAGCCGATGAGCATGGAAGATCTGGAATCGAAGTTCAACGCGCTGTCCGATCCCCTTCTCAAACCTGAACGTCAGAAGGAAGTCAAAGAGAAGATATTCAACTGCGAGAAGCTGTCGGCGCGCGAGTTCATGAAGGGGCTGGTGGCGTAATGACAATATGCCGAGATTGCTTCGGCGAAGCGCCTCGCAATGACTCGTAAGGTGAGTATCGAGAGATTTGATTGTTGGCAGGAAATAGTAGGTCGGGTTCCGAGTCCACTTCGGGCGAGAAATCCGACAATCGTTAGGGTCAAATGGTCAAAGAGAAAACGCACAAAGTCAGACCGCAGGTCCTGAAGGGGTTTCGGGATTATCCGCCCGAAGAGCAGATCGCCCGCGAAAAGATGTTGGGTAAGGTCCGTGAAGCGGTCGAGTTGATGGGGTTTCTGCCGCTGCAGACGGCATCGCTTGAATTTGCCGAGACGTTGCTTGGCTCTCATTACACCAAGGACTCACTGGCGGAACTATTTGGATTCCATGGTCCTGACGATGTGGAAATGGCGTTGCGTTACGAGTTTACGCTGTCGTTGGCTCGCTACGTCGCCAGCCAGTCGGATTTGGCCATGCCGTTTCGTCGGTATCAGTACGGTAATGTCTGGCGAGTAGACAAACCTGGGCCGGGTCGGTTCCGCGAGTTCATGCAGTTCGACATCGACATTGTGGGTACCCAGAATCTTTTGGCCGATGCCGAAATCATCGCGGCGATGGTGACAATACTTGAGCATCTCGGTGTGGAACGATTCAAGGTCAGATTCTCCGATCGCAAACTGTTAAATGGTGTCATCGTGTGGGCAGGTGTGCCGCATGAGCGGGCTCCGGATGTCATGCGGGTAATTGACAAACTGGAGAAGCAGGGAAAAGAAGCGGTGATGCTGGAACTTGGGCCAGGAAGAACGGATAAGTCGGGGGACAAGATCACAGGACTCAACTTGAGCGCGAACCAGATCGACAGGATTGGACAGTTTCTCGAACTGGCCTCTGCACACGAGGGGGACCCGCTGAAGAAGATTGAGCAATTGGCAGGCGGCGTGACGGCCTCAGCTGAGGGAGTCAGTGAGCTTACGCAGATCGCTTCGCACCTTCAGGCCATGGGCGTCTCGACAGATAAGACGACGATTGACCTCACTATCGTTCGTGGCCTTGGTTACTACACCGGCCCGGTATTCGAAACCACGCTGCTTGACCTGCCTGAATTCGGCTCGGTCTTTTCCGGCGGGCGGTATGACAATCTGGTGGAGCGATTCCTCAACAAGTCCATCCCTGCAGTCGGCACATCGATGGGGGTTGATCGGTTACTCGCCGCGTTGATTCAACTGAAGGCGCTGAAGCTGACGTCGTCGACCTCGCAGGTGCTGGTGACGGTGATGGACCGGGAACGGCTGGCGGATTACTTGGCCATTCTCAGAGAGCTGCGAGGGGCAGGAATTCCATCGGAAATCTACTCGGGCGATACCAAGAATCTGACCAAGCAGATCAAGTACGGTGATAAAGTGGGGATACCATTTGCCGTAATTGCCGGTTCCGATGAGTTTGCCTCGAATCAGGTCACGGTCAAAAATATGGCGGCCGGAGCGCAAAAGGCCCACGGCACCGCCAACCGGGAGCAGTGGCTGGCTGCGGAGGGGTTTCAGGAGCGGATTGCCAGGTCCGACCTGGTCAGGTATCTCAAAGAACGGCTTACGCCTGCGTCATAATCGACCATTCTTGACTATAATCAAGGCCGACAACCCCATGACATCCGATATTCCCGGCATGGAATCGAAAGTCGCCACCCGGAGGCAAATACCGGTCGGGGTACAGTTGCGGAGAAGGCACGAACGGAACAGCGCTCAGCCATTTCGATTCTACGCTCAGTTGTTTTCGCTGGCGATCAATCTCTGGATAGGCGCGCAGTTCTATCTCTGGTACAGTTCACTTCAATCCGGAGTCGGTGGCCCGATAGTCTCCCGTCCGCCCGGGGTGGAGGGATGGCTACCCATCGGTTCGCTGGTGGGGTCACGGTACTTCTTCGCTACCGGCATTCTTAATACGATCCATCCGGCGGGACTGGTCATCCTGGTGGTGATCCTTCTGACAGCCTTCGTGTTCAAGAAGGGATTCTGTTCATGGGTCTGTCCGATTGGATTCATCTCGGAGATGCTCGGGGACCTTTCAGACAAACTATTCCGAAAGAGAATCAAACCACCCCGCTGGCTGGACTATCCGCTTCGCTCGCTCAAGTATCTTCTGCTGTTGTTCTTTGTCTACGCTGTGTTTATCAGCATGACTTCTGATTCCATCAAGGCGTTTCTCTATTCGGATTACAACGTGGTTTCGGATATCCTGATGCTTCGCTTTTTCACCGATATCAGCATGTTCGCACTGTCGGTAATAGCCGTGCTTTTCGCATCTTCGCTTATCGTGCGTGGCTTTTGGTGCCGCTACCTGTGCCCGTATGGTGCGTTGCTTGGGTTGGCGAATCTGATTTCCCCCACCCGGATCCGCCGCAACGCCTCTTCCTGCATTGATTGCGCCGCGTGCGCCAAAGTCTGCCCAGCGTTCATCAAGGTGGACAGAGTAACTGAAGTGGTCTCGGATGAGTGTGTCGGTTGCATGGCGTGTGTGGATTCCTGCCCGGTGAAACAGACGCTTGAGATTCACATGGTGAGAAAGAACCGAACCGTCTCAAGCGTCAAATGGGCTGTGGTACTGGTCATCTTCTTCTGGGGCGCCCTGCTGGCGGCCAAGCTGTTTGGTCCGTGGGGCAATTCAATCACCACAGAGCAGTATCGCGAGTACATACCCGGAGTCGAGAAGGGACAGTACACACACCCATCATACTAACCAACGAACATGCTCACGCGGTAGCCATAGGTCGGGTTCCGAGTCAGCTTCGGATGAGAAACCCGACAATGATCATAGATAGTAGCCG
Coding sequences within it:
- a CDS encoding transposase encodes the protein MPKLRHYDHLGTARFVTFSCYNRQQLLTNLVARETVLAELSRLRGVYRIRLLGYVIMPEHVHLVLLPPDDLRLGPTIGVFKTRSAHTILSWMRSDPQHAWWIQRRASGGAAVWERRCYDHNCRTPEIVIEKIKYCHDNPVKRGLADRPEDWQWSSCRWYLGQREGVLEIDGIEL
- a CDS encoding Gfo/Idh/MocA family oxidoreductase — protein: MSRNFAITGVGGFVAPRHLKAIKDTGNNLLAAVDPNDSVGILDRFFPQAKFFTEFERFDRHLEKLRRMGEEHRAHYVSICSPNYLHDAHVRFALRIGADAICEKPLALNPWNLEALEELEKEHGRKVNTILQLRVHPALIALHDKLRAEKSGKKHDVVLTYITSRGAWYLVSWKGQADRSGGLATNIGIHFFDLLIWFFGDVQHSEVHQATPTRTGGYLELERARVRWFLSIDRTDLHAEALKKEQTTFRSITIDGTEAEFSEGFTELHTEVYKRTLAGNGFGLKDAYPSVRLAHEIREAQATGPNEHSHEMLVKK
- the lysF gene encoding homoaconitase, encoding MSQNLVEKIAQKYAVGLEPGHEVHAGDYLSIQPAHVMTHDNTGAVIPKFKEIGATKIHNVRQPAFTLDHDIQNTDEKNVSKYAKIQAFAKEKGVDFYPAGRGIGHQIMCEEGYAWPGTMVVASDSHSNMYGGLGCLGTPIVRTDAAAIWATGRTWWQVPPVAKVELTGRLRPGATGKDVIITLCGVFNKDEVLNHAVEFVGDGVATLSVDDRLAIANMTTEWGALAGLFPIDTVTINWLRSRVATIAKRGLAGVASDADGNGIHPRMNETRLRQLESNIPRADSVAVYVKTLLLDLGTVSPHVSGPDHVKVMTSIPEIRKKQVKIQKAYLVSCVNSRVEDLAAAAKTIRGKKVSPGVKFYVAAASNEVQAESERRGDWQVLLDAGAIPLPPGCGPCIGLGTGLLEDGEVGISATNRNFKGRMGSRSAQTYLASPEVVAASAVTGMIDLPGFGDEVKVKASIKEPVSAIASTGRVKVLPGFSETIVGELIFCHQDNINTDGIYPGKYTYMDDFTPEQQAQVVMENYDPEFIQIVKKGDILVGGFNFGTGSSREQAATSLKYRGIQLVVAGSFNETYKRNALNNGFLAIEAPEFVLALKGRFGTGKLSVRTGVMVRLDFVNSTLSGERKTYPISPVGAAAQELILVGGLENWVKRNLNK
- a CDS encoding MmgE/PrpD family protein, with the translated sequence MTTDKSMSRQISEFAVGLSYKDLPSDVVHEVKRYIYDSVGCAYGGYHTKDVQILRDIYTDLGGKEEATLIGFGDKMPAVNATLVNSLMVRALDFNDIYWKEDPSHPSDIIPAAWAVGEMVDASMKEVIVAIVLAYEFEMRLCEFAVPGVRERKWHHATLTQFVSPIVAGKLLGLTVDQMVNAIGINGCHNHTIGCPTAGKLTMMKNTVDPMATQSGVFAALMAQKGYSGTEAVFDGKEGLMDVFGPNWAKDKLVGNLGDKFKIRECSMKAFPTEALTHTHITCTLKVIRDNNISYDNIEQVTVTTIARACDILFDPHKYRPESRETADHSLPYCIAAAIVDRKITTQSFSDEKLKDPRIWQVIDKIKGEASTEFEKMFPTKQPSKVVVRTKDGREFSAYLEYPKGDPREPMSMEDLESKFNALSDPLLKPERQKEVKEKIFNCEKLSAREFMKGLVA
- the hisS gene encoding histidine--tRNA ligase; amino-acid sequence: MVKEKTHKVRPQVLKGFRDYPPEEQIAREKMLGKVREAVELMGFLPLQTASLEFAETLLGSHYTKDSLAELFGFHGPDDVEMALRYEFTLSLARYVASQSDLAMPFRRYQYGNVWRVDKPGPGRFREFMQFDIDIVGTQNLLADAEIIAAMVTILEHLGVERFKVRFSDRKLLNGVIVWAGVPHERAPDVMRVIDKLEKQGKEAVMLELGPGRTDKSGDKITGLNLSANQIDRIGQFLELASAHEGDPLKKIEQLAGGVTASAEGVSELTQIASHLQAMGVSTDKTTIDLTIVRGLGYYTGPVFETTLLDLPEFGSVFSGGRYDNLVERFLNKSIPAVGTSMGVDRLLAALIQLKALKLTSSTSQVLVTVMDRERLADYLAILRELRGAGIPSEIYSGDTKNLTKQIKYGDKVGIPFAVIAGSDEFASNQVTVKNMAAGAQKAHGTANREQWLAAEGFQERIARSDLVRYLKERLTPAS
- a CDS encoding 4Fe-4S binding protein; this encodes MTSDIPGMESKVATRRQIPVGVQLRRRHERNSAQPFRFYAQLFSLAINLWIGAQFYLWYSSLQSGVGGPIVSRPPGVEGWLPIGSLVGSRYFFATGILNTIHPAGLVILVVILLTAFVFKKGFCSWVCPIGFISEMLGDLSDKLFRKRIKPPRWLDYPLRSLKYLLLLFFVYAVFISMTSDSIKAFLYSDYNVVSDILMLRFFTDISMFALSVIAVLFASSLIVRGFWCRYLCPYGALLGLANLISPTRIRRNASSCIDCAACAKVCPAFIKVDRVTEVVSDECVGCMACVDSCPVKQTLEIHMVRKNRTVSSVKWAVVLVIFFWGALLAAKLFGPWGNSITTEQYREYIPGVEKGQYTHPSY